One Sparus aurata chromosome 5, fSpaAur1.1, whole genome shotgun sequence genomic window carries:
- the rfk gene encoding riboflavin kinase, whose product MKSLPYFCRGEVIRGFGRGSKELGIPTANFPAPVVDNLPADISTGIYYGWACVGNGDVYKMVMSIGWNPYYKNTKKSMETHVIHTFKEDFYGEILSVVMVGYIRPERSYDSLEALITAINNDIEEAKVKLELPEHLKLREDNFFTSARISSSAVPPTTASTSQTIMNGH is encoded by the exons ATGAAGAGCCTCCCGTACTTCTGTCGTGGAGAGGTCATTCGAGGCTTTGGGAGAGGAAGCAAAGAACTGGGAATTCCCACAG CCAACTTTCCAGCCCCTGTGGTGGACAATCTTCCAGCAGATATCAGTACAGGGATCTACTATGGCTGGGCCTGCGTTGGTAATGGGGATGTCTACAAAATGGTGATGAGCATTGGCTGGAACCCCTACTACAAAAATACTAAGAAGTCCATG GAGACCCATGTGATTCACACATTCAAAGAAGACTTCTATGGAGAGATTCTCAGTGTTGTCATGGTGGGCTACATCCGTCCAGAGAGAAGTTACGACTCACTTG AAGCCCTTATTACGGCCATCAACAATGACATCGAGGAGGCCAAGGTCAAGCTGGAGCTCCCAGAGCATCTCAAACTAAGAGAAGACAACTTCTTCACCAGTGCTCGTATCTCGTCTTCAGCTGTGCCCCCCACCACTGCATCCACGTCACAGACTATTATGAATGGTCACTGA